The Arsenophonus sp. genome contains a region encoding:
- the recB gene encoding exodeoxyribonuclease V subunit beta: protein MNINYLNPFTLSLKKRVLIEASAGTGKTYNIVIIYLRLLLGQRESSSLFKFNVPLDVSEILVLTFTENAKDELLVRIKKSIRKLRKACINETKCFDESIYQTILSKIRNKKIAFQLLSLAEINISHASIYTIHGFCRRILSEFFFELKIPSKYSILNNEEHIEKQACMDFWRRFLYPLDYSICNNVFQCFKNPQELLSVIKPYLYGELPLFFNKELIYESIEKYHIRIINNINKFKKTWLKYSSKMIDILMNVLILNRRIYNLHNLNIWIENINIWAKQNTLDYNIPSILFYFSKTKISTLIKENFSDLNQYHIFSEIDHILKKKYTLKNILIVKSIFFVRKKIYQKKISNRTFGFDDLLSILDYNLLDKKNNLGKIIQRKYPMIIVDEFQDTDLRQYRILSNIYQNKEYTGLFLFADPKQSIYSFRDANIFVYIKAKKEIKNVYFLKENWRSSKDMIESINKLFMYKKNVFLFQDIPFYKVYPSNLSKKLKIYSKNNKISALNFYYLDYKKYKNIDLKEIIADYCASHIYNYLYFNNNDIVLCKNNISNKIKHSDIIILVRNYSESLIIKKSLEKFNITTQIISEIVNIFQTAEAYDLVLILNAIIYPDNNNFLRTALATRLIGLSINEICYLNENEIAWSKKISNFFNYLNLWNENGISIMLKTIISDYEIVSNLLKDEINGKKRLMNLFQLIEILEEQSLLFYDKYSLIQWLIKKIYNSEFDEKYQQIFSEESNKKIIRITTIHKSKGLEFPIVWIPFGCSVFKKNICSFHQKDNLRSTIDFYPSQDELSISYKEYLSEEIRLLYVAMTRSIFCCHVGILFNIKKKNRTLLFYRNVLEYIFNFNLNDQNKSFEKSIKKLSSDVISFFSIQEQDIKLISLINKKINLNQKNKFKHNTFIKDNLSKFLSEKKFSRFIDNDSQIISYSKLKNDTNLNILNEKNLFSSEISYFFKNSFKKKQIKKNNLYSIHTFPKGLHTGIFFHHLLEKIYFNKRVNKFWLLKKIKIFGFEINWISILKRWLFNILNTPLLKNGLMLSKIKSNEKLKEIFFHFSINNQIECNELNKIIKKYDHLSRLASLLTFKKVSGILKGSIDLICLWKNKFYIIDYKTNWLGDNTLKYNFKNIKSEMIKNRYDIQYQFYTLALHRYLQYRLKKYSYNKNFGGVIYVFLRGINPKYLGYGIYHVIPSFKLIKELDIFFKNRI from the coding sequence ATGAATATTAATTATCTAAACCCTTTTACTCTTTCTTTAAAGAAAAGAGTTTTAATTGAAGCTTCAGCAGGAACAGGAAAAACATATAATATTGTTATTATATATTTGCGTTTACTTTTAGGTCAAAGGGAAAGTAGTAGTTTATTTAAATTTAATGTTCCATTAGATGTGTCAGAAATTTTAGTTTTAACTTTTACAGAAAATGCTAAAGATGAATTATTAGTACGAATAAAAAAAAGTATAAGAAAGTTAAGAAAAGCATGTATTAATGAAACAAAATGTTTTGATGAATCAATTTATCAAACTATTTTATCTAAAATTAGAAATAAAAAAATTGCTTTTCAATTATTATCTTTAGCAGAGATAAATATTAGTCATGCATCTATTTATACTATTCATGGCTTTTGTAGACGTATTTTATCAGAATTTTTTTTTGAATTGAAAATACCTTCTAAATATTCAATATTAAATAATGAAGAACATATTGAAAAACAAGCATGTATGGATTTTTGGAGGCGTTTTTTATATCCTTTAGATTATTCTATATGCAATAATGTTTTTCAATGTTTTAAAAATCCTCAAGAATTATTATCTGTAATTAAGCCATATTTATATGGGGAGTTACCTTTATTTTTTAATAAAGAATTAATTTATGAAAGCATAGAAAAATATCATATTAGAATTATTAATAATATAAATAAATTTAAAAAAACATGGCTAAAGTATTCATCTAAAATGATTGATATATTAATGAATGTGTTAATTTTAAATAGACGTATTTATAATTTACATAATTTAAATATTTGGATAGAAAATATTAATATTTGGGCGAAACAAAATACATTAGATTATAATATTCCTTCGATTTTATTTTATTTTTCTAAAACTAAAATTTCTACTTTAATAAAAGAAAATTTTTCTGATCTTAATCAGTATCATATTTTTTCTGAAATTGATCATATTTTAAAAAAAAAATATACATTAAAAAATATTTTAATTGTAAAATCTATTTTTTTTGTTAGAAAAAAAATATATCAAAAAAAAATATCTAATAGAACATTTGGATTTGATGATCTTTTATCTATTTTAGATTACAATTTATTAGATAAAAAAAATAATTTAGGCAAAATTATTCAAAGAAAATATCCAATGATTATTGTAGATGAATTTCAAGATACAGATTTAAGACAATATAGAATATTGAGTAATATTTATCAGAATAAAGAATATACAGGGTTGTTTTTATTTGCAGATCCTAAACAATCTATTTATTCATTTAGAGACGCTAATATATTCGTATATATAAAAGCAAAAAAAGAGATAAAAAATGTATATTTTCTTAAAGAGAATTGGCGTTCTTCTAAAGATATGATTGAATCTATTAATAAATTATTTATGTATAAAAAAAATGTTTTTTTATTTCAGGATATACCCTTTTATAAAGTATATCCTTCTAATTTAAGTAAAAAATTAAAAATATATTCAAAAAATAACAAAATATCAGCATTAAATTTTTATTATTTAGATTATAAAAAATATAAAAATATAGATTTAAAAGAAATAATAGCTGATTATTGTGCCAGTCATATATATAATTATTTATATTTTAATAACAATGATATTGTTTTGTGTAAAAACAATATCAGTAATAAAATTAAACATTCTGATATTATTATTTTAGTTAGAAACTATAGTGAAAGTTTAATTATAAAAAAATCTTTAGAAAAATTTAATATCACTACACAAATCATTTCAGAAATAGTTAATATTTTTCAAACTGCTGAGGCTTATGATTTAGTTTTAATATTAAATGCTATTATTTATCCAGATAATAATAATTTTTTACGTACTGCTTTAGCTACTAGATTAATAGGATTAAGTATAAATGAAATATGTTATTTAAATGAAAATGAAATTGCATGGTCTAAAAAAATTAGTAATTTTTTTAATTATTTAAATTTATGGAATGAAAATGGAATTTCAATAATGTTAAAAACTATAATATCCGATTATGAAATAGTTTCAAATTTATTAAAAGATGAAATTAATGGTAAGAAACGTTTAATGAATTTATTTCAATTAATTGAAATATTAGAAGAACAATCTTTATTATTCTATGATAAATATTCTTTAATACAATGGTTAATAAAAAAAATATATAATTCTGAATTTGATGAAAAATATCAACAAATATTTTCAGAAGAAAGTAATAAAAAAATAATACGTATTACCACAATACATAAATCAAAGGGTTTAGAATTTCCAATAGTTTGGATTCCGTTTGGATGTTCTGTATTTAAAAAAAATATTTGTTCTTTTCATCAAAAAGATAATCTAAGATCTACAATTGATTTTTATCCATCTCAAGATGAATTATCTATATCTTATAAAGAATATTTATCAGAAGAAATACGTTTATTATATGTAGCAATGACTCGATCTATTTTTTGTTGTCATGTTGGTATATTATTTAATATAAAAAAAAAAAATAGAACACTTCTATTTTATAGAAATGTTTTAGAATATATATTTAATTTTAATTTAAATGATCAAAATAAATCATTTGAAAAATCAATTAAAAAATTGAGTTCTGATGTAATTTCTTTTTTTTCTATTCAAGAACAAGATATTAAATTGATTTCTTTAATAAATAAAAAAATAAATTTGAATCAAAAAAATAAATTTAAGCATAATACTTTTATAAAAGATAATTTAAGTAAATTTTTATCAGAAAAAAAATTTTCAAGGTTTATAGATAATGATTCTCAAATAATCAGTTATTCAAAATTAAAAAATGATACTAATTTAAATATTTTAAATGAAAAAAATCTTTTTTCTTCGGAAATCTCTTATTTTTTTAAAAATAGTTTCAAAAAAAAACAAATAAAAAAAAATAATTTATACAGTATACATACTTTTCCGAAAGGTTTACATACTGGAATTTTTTTTCATCATTTATTAGAAAAAATATATTTTAATAAAAGAGTAAATAAATTTTGGTTATTAAAAAAAATAAAAATTTTTGGGTTTGAAATAAATTGGATTTCTATTTTAAAAAGATGGTTATTTAATATTTTAAATACTCCGTTATTAAAAAACGGATTAATGTTATCAAAAATTAAATCTAATGAAAAATTAAAAGAAATTTTTTTTCATTTTTCTATTAATAATCAAATTGAATGTAATGAATTGAATAAAATTATTAAAAAATATGATCATTTATCTAGATTAGCTTCTTTACTAACTTTTAAAAAAGTTAGTGGTATTCTTAAAGGATCAATAGATCTTATATGTTTATGGAAAAATAAATTTTATATTATAGACTATAAAACTAATTGGTTAGGTGATAATACATTGAAATATAATTTTAAAAATATTAAATCAGAAATGATTAAAAATCGATATGACATACAATATCAATTTTATACTTTAGCATTACATCGTTACTTACAATATAGATTAAAAAAATATTCTTACAACAAAAATTTTGGAGGAGTTATATATGTTTTTTTGAGAGGTATTAATCCTAAATATTTAGGTTATGGTATTTATCACGTTATTCCTTCATTTAAATTAATTAAAGAATTGGATATTTTTTTTAAAAATAGGATATAG